A genomic stretch from Syntrophales bacterium includes:
- the sppA gene encoding signal peptide peptidase SppA, which translates to MEATDFSNGQIWGILPDSLDMLVRSYLDIRDRKDLPAEAARYVTSGPGADEKPYTMLNGAAVIPVNGTITKRASFMSMIYGGASAAGIIHSLKTAQADAEVKAIVLSIDSPGGTVSSVESLEEAVRNADAVKPVVAFGNGIMASAAYWIGSAARTVIVENTAQVGSIGVLMVHYDWSESDRQMGLKRTFISAGRYKALGNDAEPLSQEARDKIESQLNHYYSLFVDAVARNRRTDVQAVLDNMADGRVFIGKQAVEAGLADRTGNIEAAVNTALAFATGSGAKGGISIKAEQVAETSITGTEAGKTERQRIMGLAMRHFGEEDGKRFKALVESGVSVEQYATVRKATPALATPAETEEDRTMARMLAALKESRTEQGGKDFITLVAETVVATNCSRTEAMKAIIRKHPEAHKAYIQKMNL; encoded by the coding sequence ATGGAAGCCACCGATTTCAGCAATGGTCAGATTTGGGGAATCCTTCCGGACAGCCTGGACATGCTCGTCCGAAGTTACCTGGATATCCGGGACCGCAAGGATCTGCCCGCCGAGGCGGCCCGATACGTAACTTCCGGGCCGGGTGCCGACGAGAAGCCTTACACGATGTTGAACGGGGCAGCAGTAATCCCCGTCAACGGCACGATCACGAAACGGGCGTCCTTCATGTCCATGATCTACGGGGGCGCATCGGCTGCGGGAATCATCCATTCCCTGAAGACCGCCCAGGCCGACGCGGAAGTGAAGGCCATTGTCCTGTCCATCGACTCCCCCGGGGGAACAGTGAGCAGCGTTGAATCCCTGGAAGAGGCGGTCCGGAATGCCGATGCCGTCAAGCCGGTTGTGGCGTTCGGAAACGGCATAATGGCCAGCGCGGCCTACTGGATCGGCAGCGCGGCCCGGACGGTCATCGTCGAGAACACGGCCCAGGTGGGAAGCATCGGGGTCCTGATGGTCCATTACGACTGGTCGGAGAGTGACCGGCAAATGGGCCTGAAAAGGACCTTCATTTCCGCAGGCCGGTATAAGGCCCTGGGGAACGATGCGGAGCCCCTTTCCCAGGAGGCCAGGGACAAGATCGAATCTCAATTGAACCACTACTACAGCCTGTTCGTGGATGCCGTGGCCAGGAACCGCCGGACGGATGTGCAGGCGGTCCTGGACAACATGGCGGACGGGCGGGTGTTCATCGGGAAACAGGCCGTTGAGGCGGGATTGGCCGACCGGACAGGCAACATCGAAGCGGCTGTCAATACGGCCCTTGCCTTTGCCACAGGGAGCGGCGCTAAGGGAGGAATCTCAATCAAGGCGGAGCAGGTAGCGGAAACATCGATCACCGGTACCGAAGCGGGCAAGACCGAACGGCAGCGGATCATGGGGCTGGCAATGCGCCATTTCGGCGAGGAGGACGGCAAGAGGTTCAAGGCCCTTGTGGAGTCCGGCGTCAGTGTCGAACAGTACGCGACGGTTCGGAAGGCCACCCCGGCATTGGCGACACCTGCCGAGACCGAGGAAGACAGGACAATGGCAAGAATGTTGGCCGCACTGAAGGAGTCAAGAACGGAACAGGGTGGAAAAGATTTCATAACCCTGGTTGCGGAAACCGTTGTCGCCACGAATTGCAGCCGGACGGAGGCCATGAAGGCGATCATTCGGAAGCATCCGGAGGCGCACAAGGCTTACATTCAGAAGATGAATTTATAA
- the hxsC gene encoding His-Xaa-Ser system radical SAM maturase HxsC produces the protein MFYSAIITSLKNVSESGMRSPCIYGIDGSDLRKLQDGDVVLLEPNGSINMLYEIHAYDNALLATERCNCRCIMCPQPPRSDKPGLQELNMKLIKLMDRKNTRSLCITGGEPTLLDAGFIRLVEECKERLPDTPLAVLTNGKNFQEFEFTKGVVNVGHPDITFCIALYADEDNLHDDIVGVPGSFYQTIKGITNLARFNQKIEIRNVISALNYKRLRQSSEFIYRNFPFSVHVALMGMEITGRALENISQVWIDPIDYISDLREAVKVLARAGMNVSIYNLPLCLLPKELWRYSRRSISSWKNKYISECNSCKERDNCAGFFGTSGNFISKGILALT, from the coding sequence TTGTTCTATTCTGCCATAATTACTAGTTTGAAGAATGTGTCCGAATCAGGCATGCGATCCCCCTGTATTTATGGTATTGACGGAAGCGATCTTAGAAAACTTCAAGATGGCGATGTCGTTCTGCTGGAACCAAATGGCAGCATTAATATGCTGTACGAGATTCATGCCTACGATAATGCTCTTCTGGCTACAGAGAGATGTAACTGCCGCTGCATAATGTGCCCGCAGCCCCCAAGATCCGACAAGCCAGGTCTTCAAGAATTAAACATGAAGCTTATTAAGCTCATGGATCGAAAAAACACAAGATCATTATGTATTACCGGTGGCGAGCCCACACTACTTGACGCAGGCTTCATAAGACTTGTTGAAGAATGCAAAGAAAGACTTCCGGATACTCCACTGGCTGTACTTACTAATGGAAAAAATTTTCAGGAGTTTGAATTCACAAAAGGGGTTGTCAATGTCGGGCACCCAGATATAACATTTTGTATTGCGTTATATGCGGATGAGGACAATTTACATGATGATATTGTTGGAGTTCCTGGTAGCTTTTATCAGACGATAAAAGGTATAACAAATCTTGCTCGTTTCAATCAGAAGATAGAAATAAGAAATGTCATCAGTGCCTTGAACTACAAGAGATTAAGACAATCATCTGAATTCATCTATAGAAATTTTCCATTTTCTGTACATGTGGCCCTAATGGGTATGGAAATCACCGGGAGAGCATTGGAAAATATATCTCAAGTGTGGATTGATCCAATAGATTATATATCAGATCTCAGAGAGGCGGTCAAAGTACTCGCAAGGGCGGGGATGAATGTATCCATTTACAATCTGCCGCTGTGCCTCCTACCCAAAGAATTGTGGAGATATAGCAGGAGGTCAATATCATCTTGGAAAAACAAATACATATCAGAATGTAACTCATGCAAAGAGCGGGATAATTGTGCTGGATTTTTTGGAACATCAGGAAATTTCATAAGCAAGGGGATCCTAGCATTAACCTAA